GATCATGCTATCCCTCCTCATGCGTCCCCTATTTCACGGACCGCGCAGGAGGGAAAGGGTTTTGCTGCCGGTCAGGCGAGCAAGGCTTCGATCGAAGCGGTCACGTCGCCGATTGCCGCCATGCCATCGACGCGGGCAACAATCCCGCGCTCTTCGTAAATCGGCAGGATCGGCGCCGTCTTGGCCCGATATTCCTGCATCCGGGTGCGCACGGTTTCCTCGGTATCGTCAGGACGGCGCTTGAACTCGGTTGATCCGCACGTGTCACACACGCCTTCCTTGGCCGGAAGCTTGTGGCGATCGTGGTAACCTGACCCGCAATTGGCGCAGGTATAGCGGCCGGTGATGCGATCAACCAGGGCCTCTTCATCGACTTCCAGTTCGATTACCCGGTCAAGCGTGCGATCGTGCCTGGCAAGAATGGTGTCGAGCTGGTGCGCCTGCGCTTCGGTCCGCGGATAGCCATCGAAAATGGCGCCGACGTCTGCGCCCATAGCGGTAAGCTCCGCATCGATCAGTTCGGATACGACTTCGTCGGAGACCAGCTCACCACGATCCATGATCGCCTTGGCCTTCAGGCCAACAGGTGTTCCGGCCTTCACCGCTGCGCGCAGCATGTCGCCGGTCGAGAGCTGACGCATCCCGTGACCTTCGACAAGATTGTGGGCCTGCGTGCCCTTACCCGCCCCCGGAGGGCCCAACAGAATGATGTTCACGTCCGAATCCCCTTCGAACCCGGCATGGACTAACGCTGCCGGCCCTTCAACTTAGCCTTCTTGATGAGATCGCCATACTGGTGGGCGAGCAAATGCGACTGCACCTGGCTGATCGTATCCACGGTTACGTTGACAACAATCAGCAGGCTGGTTCCGCCAAGGAACAGCGGAATACCGGTCTGCGCGATCATGTATTCGGGCAGCACGCAGACCAGGGTCAGATAGGCTGCGCCGACAACCGTGATACGGGTCAGGACAT
This is a stretch of genomic DNA from Parerythrobacter jejuensis. It encodes these proteins:
- a CDS encoding adenylate kinase — translated: MNIILLGPPGAGKGTQAHNLVEGHGMRQLSTGDMLRAAVKAGTPVGLKAKAIMDRGELVSDEVVSELIDAELTAMGADVGAIFDGYPRTEAQAHQLDTILARHDRTLDRVIELEVDEEALVDRITGRYTCANCGSGYHDRHKLPAKEGVCDTCGSTEFKRRPDDTEETVRTRMQEYRAKTAPILPIYEERGIVARVDGMAAIGDVTASIEALLA